A window of the Bacteroides thetaiotaomicron VPI-5482 genome harbors these coding sequences:
- a CDS encoding TonB-dependent receptor, translated as MKNSLYQELFIENKQLFRIMKIIVYVCFLCVGNLLAIGSYAQTAHVTIVSNHITIGQVINEIEKQTDYLFVFNVKDINIKRNVKVNAKDKAVNEVLNDIFKDTGIRHAIEGKNIMLINSTDKEKGAQQKDFLVTGIVKDENGEPIIGANIQVVGKSAGTITDMNGRFSISASANSTLQITYIGYQTQTVNIGEQRNINIILQEDNAQLDEVVVVGYGTMKKKDLTGSVTAVKGDELAARRTTQLSTALQGALSGVMVSRDNGAPGSSASIQIRGVTTIGDSSPLVIIDGIPGDINSVNPEDVESMSVLKDAASASIYGSRAAAGVIVITTKRAKSGDVALSYNFEYGWEIPTKLPTYVGAQRYMEMVNETRYNDNPDGGWYQTYTEDEITNWSINNATNPDKYPMTDWGDILLKSSAPRQTHTLSIVGGGKIIRTKASFRYDKTDGLYVNKEYDRFMVRVNNDFNINKYISANLDLNFSRSKALSPNSNPMGAGGRNIPPIYAATWTNGLWGDVKDGENMLAKITDGGTFTNWGTNIGGKLGIDITPVNGLKISAAVAPNFNNVKKKTFVKQIPYTRSEDPNTTVGYMGGYRTTNLTENRNDSHDITTQFFANYAKTLGRHDFSVMIGYEDYYAFWENLDASRDQYQLTSYPYLDLGSEDYRDNGGNAEEYAYRSLFGRMTYSYADRYLIQANLRRDGSSRFASNCRWANFPSVSLGWVISEEKFFKNINMDWFSYLKLRGSWGKLGNERIGAYDDDGNFIYNYYPYQAAIDYSTALFQNSQGIVSSVTTAAQQKYAVRDISWETTESWDIGLDANFLDNRLHFSADYYRKNTKDMLLALEIPHFIGYDNPEVNAGNMHTTGYDIEVGWRDKVGDFTYSISANLSDFTSKMGNLNGTQFLGNQVKMEGSEYNEWYGYVSDGLFLTQEDVDKSPKLNNSVKVGDIKYKDISGPDGVPDGVISPEYDRVLLGGSLPHYMFGLTFNAAYKGWDFGLTLQGVGSQKSQISAAMIEGLRDNWLNFPTILDGNYWSPKNTDEQNATAKYPRLTRTNRDANFCMSDYWLYNGRYIRLKNLSVGYTLPKAWTTKACMNTVRLYVSGSDLFTISNAPKGWDPEVSTEGYPITTSLIFGVSINF; from the coding sequence ATGAAAAATTCTCTATACCAGGAATTATTTATAGAAAATAAACAGTTATTCCGTATTATGAAAATTATTGTTTACGTCTGTTTCTTATGTGTAGGAAATCTTCTAGCTATAGGAAGCTATGCGCAGACAGCTCATGTTACGATTGTTTCCAACCATATAACAATCGGACAAGTGATTAATGAAATAGAGAAACAAACGGACTATCTGTTTGTATTCAACGTAAAAGATATCAATATCAAACGTAATGTCAAAGTGAATGCGAAAGATAAAGCCGTTAATGAAGTTTTGAATGATATATTCAAGGATACAGGCATTCGCCATGCTATAGAAGGTAAAAACATCATGCTCATTAACTCTACGGATAAGGAAAAGGGTGCGCAGCAAAAAGATTTTTTAGTTACGGGGATAGTAAAAGATGAAAATGGTGAGCCTATTATCGGAGCAAATATTCAAGTCGTAGGAAAATCGGCAGGCACAATTACGGATATGAACGGACGTTTCAGTATCAGTGCCTCTGCCAATTCTACATTGCAAATAACCTATATTGGCTACCAAACGCAGACTGTCAATATCGGCGAGCAGAGGAATATTAACATTATTCTACAGGAAGACAATGCGCAATTGGATGAGGTAGTCGTAGTGGGGTATGGTACGATGAAGAAGAAAGATCTCACCGGTTCGGTAACAGCTGTTAAAGGAGACGAACTTGCTGCCCGTCGTACCACCCAACTTTCCACAGCTTTGCAAGGCGCGCTTTCCGGAGTAATGGTCAGTCGTGACAATGGAGCTCCCGGTAGTAGTGCTTCTATCCAGATACGTGGTGTAACAACTATTGGTGATTCCAGTCCGTTGGTGATTATTGACGGAATTCCGGGTGATATCAACTCCGTAAATCCTGAAGACGTAGAAAGTATGTCCGTATTGAAGGATGCTGCTTCGGCTTCGATCTACGGTTCACGTGCCGCAGCCGGTGTAATTGTCATCACGACCAAACGTGCCAAGAGCGGTGATGTGGCTTTGAGTTACAACTTTGAGTACGGGTGGGAAATACCGACTAAGTTGCCGACCTATGTAGGAGCCCAGCGTTACATGGAAATGGTAAATGAAACACGCTATAACGATAATCCAGACGGTGGATGGTACCAAACATATACGGAAGATGAAATTACCAACTGGAGCATAAATAATGCGACTAATCCGGACAAATATCCTATGACGGATTGGGGAGATATTCTGTTGAAAAGCTCCGCACCCCGGCAGACACATACTCTAAGCATTGTTGGTGGGGGTAAGATTATTCGTACAAAAGCCTCTTTCCGCTATGACAAAACGGACGGCCTCTATGTAAACAAGGAATATGACCGTTTTATGGTACGCGTGAATAATGATTTCAATATAAATAAATATATTTCCGCAAATCTGGATTTGAACTTTTCCCGTTCTAAAGCTCTCTCGCCTAATTCCAACCCCATGGGGGCAGGTGGACGAAACATTCCGCCAATTTATGCTGCTACATGGACCAATGGCTTATGGGGTGATGTGAAAGATGGAGAAAATATGCTGGCCAAAATTACAGATGGCGGCACTTTTACCAACTGGGGAACCAATATTGGCGGTAAACTCGGTATTGACATAACTCCTGTCAATGGGCTGAAAATATCAGCAGCCGTGGCGCCCAATTTCAATAATGTAAAGAAGAAAACTTTTGTCAAACAGATTCCATACACCCGTTCAGAAGATCCGAATACCACTGTTGGTTACATGGGAGGTTATCGCACTACCAATTTGACGGAAAATCGTAATGACAGCCATGATATAACAACACAGTTCTTTGCCAACTATGCCAAGACACTGGGGCGCCATGATTTCTCTGTCATGATCGGTTACGAGGATTATTATGCTTTCTGGGAAAACCTGGATGCATCCAGAGACCAGTACCAGTTGACAAGCTATCCTTACCTGGACCTCGGTTCGGAGGATTATCGGGATAATGGTGGCAATGCGGAAGAATATGCTTACCGCTCATTATTCGGACGCATGACCTATAGCTATGCAGACCGCTATCTTATCCAAGCAAATCTCCGCCGGGATGGTTCTTCACGTTTTGCATCCAATTGTCGTTGGGCCAATTTTCCTTCCGTGTCACTTGGTTGGGTAATTTCTGAAGAGAAGTTTTTCAAGAATATAAATATGGATTGGTTTTCTTACCTGAAATTGAGAGGCTCTTGGGGAAAACTGGGAAACGAACGTATCGGGGCTTATGACGATGACGGTAACTTTATTTATAATTATTACCCTTACCAGGCTGCAATTGATTACAGCACTGCACTATTTCAGAATTCACAGGGGATTGTTTCTTCCGTGACTACGGCCGCACAGCAGAAGTATGCCGTACGAGATATTTCATGGGAAACAACAGAAAGCTGGGATATCGGTTTAGATGCTAATTTTCTGGATAACCGTCTGCACTTCTCCGCTGACTATTATAGAAAAAATACGAAGGACATGTTGCTGGCACTGGAAATTCCACACTTCATCGGCTACGACAACCCGGAAGTCAATGCCGGAAACATGCACACTACCGGCTATGATATTGAAGTTGGCTGGAGGGACAAAGTCGGTGATTTCACTTACTCCATTTCCGCTAATCTGTCAGATTTTACCTCCAAAATGGGAAACCTGAATGGTACACAGTTCCTAGGCAATCAGGTAAAAATGGAAGGAAGTGAATATAACGAATGGTATGGTTACGTAAGCGATGGCTTGTTCCTGACTCAGGAAGACGTGGACAAGTCGCCCAAACTGAACAACAGCGTCAAAGTGGGTGATATTAAGTACAAGGATATTTCCGGACCGGACGGTGTCCCCGACGGAGTTATCTCACCTGAGTATGACCGTGTACTTTTGGGCGGTTCCCTGCCTCACTATATGTTTGGACTCACTTTCAATGCTGCCTATAAAGGCTGGGACTTTGGATTGACACTACAAGGTGTTGGAAGTCAGAAATCTCAAATCAGTGCTGCAATGATTGAAGGGCTTCGAGACAACTGGCTCAATTTCCCTACTATTCTTGACGGCAATTATTGGAGTCCGAAAAATACGGATGAGCAGAATGCGACAGCCAAATATCCGCGCCTGACTCGCACCAATCGGGATGCTAATTTCTGTATGTCTGATTATTGGCTTTACAACGGTCGGTACATTCGTTTAAAAAATCTCTCTGTCGGTTATACGCTCCCCAAAGCATGGACTACGAAGGCGTGTATGAATACAGTCCGTCTTTATGTAAGCGGAAGTGACCTGTTTACCATCAGTAATGCCCCCAAAGGATGGGATCCGGAAGTAAGTACAGAAGGGTATCCTATTACCACCTCTCTAATATTTGGTGTTTCTATTAATTTCTAG
- a CDS encoding FecR family protein, whose amino-acid sequence MNRYINENDKKMDELLQKYIAGNASEKESQRIMEWLREDEQHLREYKRQRKLYDITLWQTKSPVDIQQEKKDPLRRVLDVIVRIAAVIVFTVATTYFYTHHVLQDKEENMQTVVVPAGQHAELYLADGTHVWLNSGSRLTFPGRFSKKVRHVELDGEGYFKVSSNIKQPFIVGTNRCNIRVLGTEFNVLAYEKDSIWETALLEGAVEILQKKSEVSLMKLKPGDMARLSKNQLTKEKIHTTDYFRWKEGLICFNDISLRDIMEKLKLYYDVNFVINNQQILDAHYTGKFRTHDGIEHVIRVLALNNKFTYIKDNESNTITIN is encoded by the coding sequence ATGAATCGTTATATAAATGAAAACGATAAAAAGATGGATGAACTATTACAAAAATATATAGCAGGAAATGCCTCTGAAAAAGAGTCACAGAGGATAATGGAGTGGCTGCGCGAAGATGAACAGCATCTTAGAGAATATAAGCGGCAACGTAAATTGTATGACATTACGTTATGGCAGACTAAAAGTCCCGTTGATATACAACAAGAGAAGAAAGATCCGCTGAGGAGGGTTCTCGATGTTATTGTACGGATAGCGGCTGTCATTGTTTTTACTGTGGCAACCACTTATTTTTACACTCACCACGTTTTACAAGACAAGGAGGAGAATATGCAAACGGTAGTTGTTCCGGCAGGCCAGCATGCCGAATTATACCTGGCTGATGGAACGCATGTATGGCTGAATTCCGGTAGCCGGTTGACTTTTCCGGGACGGTTTTCTAAAAAGGTACGTCATGTAGAATTAGATGGTGAAGGATATTTTAAAGTCAGTTCTAATATAAAACAACCTTTTATTGTTGGAACTAACCGATGCAATATCCGGGTGCTGGGGACAGAATTCAATGTGCTGGCCTATGAGAAAGATAGTATATGGGAAACAGCCTTATTGGAAGGTGCTGTAGAAATTCTGCAAAAGAAAAGTGAAGTATCTCTCATGAAACTGAAACCAGGTGACATGGCCAGACTAAGTAAAAACCAACTTACTAAAGAAAAGATACATACAACAGACTATTTTCGTTGGAAAGAAGGGCTTATTTGTTTCAACGATATCTCCCTACGCGATATAATGGAGAAATTAAAACTCTATTATGATGTGAATTTTGTCATTAACAATCAACAGATTCTTGATGCGCACTATACCGGAAAATTCCGGACCCATGATGGGATTGAACATGTAATACGTGTGCTTGCCCTCAATAATAAATTTACCTATATTAAAGATAACGAGAGCAATACGATAACCATTAATTAA
- a CDS encoding RNA polymerase sigma-70 factor produces MPAKLTRPENSFNNIYMRYYKKSFLFVKSYIHNEMVAEDIASESLIKLWQWIQDNPVENIEPMLLSILRNKALDYLRHESMKQQVITRISEKQNEELALRLSSLEDCNPNEIFSKEVMDIVQRTLQSLPEQTSRIFTLSRFGNKTNREIACELNISIKDVEYHISKSLKALRKTLKDYLPLFYFFFYHM; encoded by the coding sequence ATGCCTGCAAAACTCACTCGTCCAGAGAATTCTTTTAATAATATTTATATGCGATATTACAAAAAGTCTTTTCTATTTGTAAAGTCGTATATACACAATGAGATGGTAGCCGAGGATATTGCATCTGAATCACTCATCAAACTGTGGCAATGGATACAGGACAACCCGGTGGAAAATATTGAACCGATGTTGCTCAGTATTTTGCGAAATAAAGCCTTAGACTACTTACGTCATGAAAGCATGAAACAACAGGTCATCACACGGATTAGTGAGAAACAAAATGAAGAGTTAGCTCTTCGCCTCTCCTCACTGGAAGACTGTAATCCAAATGAAATATTCTCGAAAGAAGTTATGGATATTGTGCAAAGAACATTGCAATCATTACCTGAACAAACCTCCCGTATATTTACTCTCAGCCGATTTGGAAATAAAACAAATCGGGAAATTGCCTGCGAATTAAATATTTCAATCAAAGATGTGGAATATCATATATCCAAATCACTTAAGGCTCTTAGAAAAACGCTAAAAGATTACCTGCCTTTATTTTATTTCTTTTTTTACCATATGTAA
- a CDS encoding DUF3408 domain-containing protein has protein sequence MDSIERKKTKPYNINEKEILDIVAAKGSYLSSISENLEEVPPHKESSSRAESKKTITDEEVKKYIEALLNNFSSNRRKPLHIDAQVYECISDIVWAVRRKDFTVSGVISRILVEHIKENAGMIKKITGRDYKLLQP, from the coding sequence ATGGACAGCATTGAAAGGAAAAAAACAAAACCGTATAATATCAACGAGAAGGAGATACTGGATATAGTTGCCGCTAAAGGCTCATATTTGAGCAGTATTTCCGAGAATCTGGAAGAGGTGCCGCCCCACAAGGAGTCTTCATCCCGGGCGGAAAGTAAAAAGACGATAACGGATGAAGAGGTAAAAAAATACATTGAAGCCCTCCTGAACAATTTTTCATCCAACCGGCGCAAGCCCCTGCATATTGATGCACAGGTGTACGAATGTATCTCAGACATTGTCTGGGCAGTCAGACGTAAGGATTTTACTGTTTCCGGTGTTATAAGCCGCATACTGGTTGAACATATCAAAGAAAACGCCGGCATGATAAAGAAGATCACAGGACGAGATTACAAACTGTTACAGCCGTAA
- a CDS encoding helix-turn-helix domain-containing protein, whose amino-acid sequence MDNQDVCLRLDISPRTLQTLRDTGRLAFTQIQRKIYYRPEDVEKLMVYAAMKRKEKAVREKRKNE is encoded by the coding sequence ATGGATAACCAGGATGTCTGCCTGCGCCTTGACATCTCTCCACGTACCCTGCAGACTCTCCGGGATACCGGACGGCTGGCATTCACCCAAATCCAACGGAAAATCTACTACAGGCCGGAGGACGTGGAAAAGCTGATGGTCTATGCCGCCATGAAACGCAAGGAAAAGGCGGTGAGAGAAAAAAGAAAGAATGAATAA
- a CDS encoding helix-turn-helix domain-containing protein has translation MEGIISKETCSVRRFFGLLDNIQTKLERLAEDNRPLFNGERFLSDKELSDLLKISRRCLQDYRDQGRISYIRLGGKILYKVSDIEKLLEDNYHEALI, from the coding sequence ATGGAAGGAATTATTAGCAAAGAGACGTGCAGTGTCCGCCGATTCTTTGGCCTGCTGGATAACATTCAGACGAAGCTGGAAAGGCTTGCGGAGGATAACCGCCCCCTGTTTAACGGTGAGCGTTTTCTCTCTGACAAGGAATTGTCGGACCTGTTAAAAATCAGCCGCAGATGCCTGCAGGATTATAGGGACCAGGGGCGTATTTCTTATATCCGGCTAGGTGGAAAAATTTTGTATAAGGTATCCGACATTGAGAAACTCCTGGAAGATAATTATCATGAGGCCCTGATATAA
- a CDS encoding histone H1, translating to MEKTFAQISELFDQFSKDASLQVEKGNKAAGTRARKASLELEKLLKRFRKESLEASK from the coding sequence ATGGAAAAAACATTTGCACAAATCAGTGAATTGTTTGATCAATTTTCAAAAGATGCCAGCCTCCAGGTAGAAAAAGGAAACAAAGCTGCCGGAACCCGTGCCCGCAAAGCATCACTCGAACTTGAAAAACTCCTCAAACGTTTCAGAAAAGAGTCACTCGAAGCCTCGAAGTAA
- a CDS encoding fimbrillin family protein, with product MHPKRTPGTCFPGRGRPAPPRISVTVPEEVSQQEDLLVARSSELGGNSNTAVALTFNHALTAVRFVCGNDMREGTVKQVRLKNVYSRGTYNMGTQTWSGLDTPASFSQALDKVTTGTADEALTSEAQTFMMLPQRFPEGAQIEVLFTDDTHTGHTLIADIKGSEWPMGKTVTYKISSSSLNWTYTLDVTALADFTYTGGTQQYCVTSYRQNAQGEKEAAEWTAQYAEDGTTWTDTKPVWLTAFTASGTGGEFAQPCDATVEAQTGISNDLHENALKAATAKGSETTPYNLSNNTGGNTVENTANCYVVNAPGYYSLPLVYGNAIKNSATNASAYTSTVTGTNILNPFINHAGNGITDPYISGNGCTPAKAELVWQDAMNLVTDIKYNADSNGGNISFKVDRSSIRQGNAVIAIKDVSDAILWSWHVWVTDEDINNVIEITNHQNVKYNFMPVNLGQCDGNTITYEERSCKVKFIAGDQSKEITIKQLANVIATGSNAPFYQWGRKDPLYPSNGMGNTTKIWYDKEGIPSTANPMKGTFSAGNDCIKNCILNPNLMHNRYNGDYTYYNLWSADNKTTSANDNPVNKTIYDPCPVGFKLPASNAFTGFTTTGESVSSSTQVNGTWSSSEKGWYFYTNSEKTQSIFFPALGYRSYSTMRPGSIGTQGCFWSAHPVAKGNNYYLRTSSVDVQPTYMVDRGFGYALRPCQD from the coding sequence ATGCACCCAAAGAGAACGCCCGGTACGTGTTTTCCGGGTAGGGGCAGGCCGGCTCCCCCCCGTATCAGCGTGACCGTGCCGGAAGAGGTGAGCCAACAGGAGGACCTGCTGGTAGCCCGGTCATCTGAGCTCGGGGGAAACAGTAACACGGCTGTTGCACTGACCTTCAACCATGCACTGACCGCCGTCAGATTCGTGTGCGGGAATGATATGCGGGAAGGTACGGTCAAGCAGGTCCGTTTGAAAAACGTTTATTCCAGAGGAACTTACAATATGGGGACACAAACCTGGAGCGGTTTGGATACTCCCGCCTCCTTCTCACAGGCATTGGATAAAGTGACGACAGGAACAGCTGACGAGGCGCTCACGAGTGAGGCGCAGACCTTTATGATGCTGCCCCAGCGGTTTCCTGAGGGCGCGCAGATAGAAGTCTTATTCACAGACGACACCCATACAGGCCACACTTTAATAGCCGATATAAAAGGAAGTGAGTGGCCGATGGGCAAGACTGTGACCTACAAAATATCCAGTAGTTCTCTCAACTGGACTTACACGCTTGATGTCACTGCCCTGGCCGATTTTACATATACCGGTGGTACACAGCAATATTGTGTTACCAGTTACAGGCAAAACGCCCAAGGGGAAAAAGAAGCTGCCGAATGGACCGCACAATATGCAGAAGACGGAACCACGTGGACAGACACCAAGCCGGTATGGCTTACCGCATTCACGGCATCTGGTACCGGCGGTGAATTTGCGCAACCTTGTGATGCGACGGTCGAGGCGCAGACCGGAATATCAAATGATTTACATGAGAATGCTTTGAAGGCGGCCACAGCCAAGGGATCGGAAACCACACCGTATAACCTTTCCAACAACACCGGGGGGAATACTGTTGAGAACACTGCCAACTGTTACGTGGTCAACGCTCCCGGTTACTATTCTTTGCCGCTGGTATATGGCAATGCGATCAAGAACTCAGCCACGAACGCTTCCGCGTATACCTCCACGGTGACAGGAACCAATATCCTGAATCCTTTCATCAACCATGCCGGGAACGGGATCACGGATCCATACATCAGCGGTAATGGATGTACGCCGGCCAAGGCCGAACTGGTCTGGCAGGATGCGATGAACCTGGTTACGGATATAAAATACAATGCCGATTCCAATGGCGGCAATATCTCTTTCAAAGTGGACCGTTCTTCCATCCGGCAAGGCAATGCCGTCATTGCGATCAAGGATGTGAGTGATGCCATCCTCTGGTCCTGGCATGTCTGGGTTACAGACGAAGACATTAACAATGTGATTGAGATAACCAATCATCAAAACGTAAAATATAATTTTATGCCCGTTAATCTGGGACAATGCGACGGTAATACCATCACCTATGAAGAACGGAGTTGCAAGGTAAAATTCATTGCCGGGGACCAGAGTAAGGAAATAACCATCAAGCAGTTGGCGAACGTAATCGCTACCGGAAGTAATGCTCCTTTTTATCAATGGGGACGTAAAGATCCGCTCTACCCTTCGAACGGAATGGGTAACACAACCAAAATCTGGTATGACAAGGAGGGAATTCCATCTACAGCAAATCCTATGAAAGGAACCTTTTCGGCCGGGAATGATTGTATCAAGAACTGTATTCTCAATCCTAATCTGATGCACAATAGATATAATGGAGATTATACCTATTACAACCTGTGGAGTGCCGATAATAAAACAACTTCTGCCAATGACAATCCTGTTAACAAGACTATTTACGATCCGTGTCCCGTTGGTTTTAAACTTCCTGCCAGTAACGCTTTCACAGGATTTACCACAACAGGAGAAAGTGTATCATCTTCCACTCAAGTTAACGGTACCTGGAGTAGTTCGGAAAAAGGTTGGTATTTTTATACAAATTCCGAAAAAACACAGAGCATTTTCTTCCCGGCGTTAGGGTATCGTAGTTATTCCACTATGCGGCCAGGTAGTATCGGGACACAGGGTTGCTTCTGGTCGGCACATCCGGTAGCGAAGGGCAATAATTATTACCTTAGAACTAGCTCAGTAGACGTACAGCCAACATATATGGTCGATCGGGGATTCGGGTATGCGCTCCGTCCTTGCCAAGACTAA